Below is a window of Pseudomonas eucalypticola DNA.
GGTCAAAATCGGCTGGATGGCTTTTCTGGTAGTCCTTGGCGCCGTCTTCCATGGTGAGGAAGAATTCGTTGGCGAGCGACTTCATCACCAGCGCCACTTTTGGCTTGGCGGTGTCGGCAACGGCTTGAGACAGGGGCGCGACCGCACAGGCGGCGGCCAACAGGGATGCAGCGAGAAAACGTCCAGCGACTGGCAATTTCATGGGGTCACTCCGAGCTTATGATTATTTTTGTGCAAGCTGAGGTGCGCAGCGTCGGGCTGAAAGGTTAAAGCAGGATAATTCAGCGCAAACGTTTGCGTTATCGAACTATGAGGACGGCTAGGGTTATTTGTCAACAGGAACTCTGGTTTGCAGCACTCCCCAGATCGGGCGCCAGCCGATGTCAAGAAGGGGCAACACTCAAGCGCCCACCGCCAAGGCCCGCGAAAAAAATACTTTCCTCCCACGCAGCAAATCCCCTTTTTCACTGTCACAAGCGCTCTTCTTCAGCCGACCAGTTGCGAAAATGCCTACAGTAAAATACTGTATGCGCATACAGCAAAAACAAGGAATGCTTCGTGGCTACCACTTCCCCTTCCCCGCTCGACAGTTACCAGCAGCTCGGCCTGCGCATTTCCAAGATCATCAACTCGCCCACGGCCCAGAAAGCCAAGTCGGCGCTGATCTTCAAGCTGGAGCACGAATCACCCGAGGACTGGGCGCAGTTGCTGGAGGAGATCGGCGAAAACGACAACGTCACCCTCGCCTGGCGCGACGATGGCGGCGTGCAGATCTTCTGGGTCGTGCCCAAGGAAGACTGAGCCCCGCCCGCTACACCGCTTAACGGCGCGCGCCACACAGGCACGCGCCTTCCCCTCGCTATTTGATTGGAAGCATGCATGTTCAGAACACTCACCACGGCGCTGCTGGCGCTGATGCTCGTCTGCGGCCAGGCGTTTGCCGATGTCCGCATTGGCACCTGGAACCTGGAGCACCTCAGCGTGCGCCCCGGCAAGGATTTCGCCAGCATCGCGAAGGTGGCGCAGAACGTCGACTTTCTCGCCGTGCAGGAACTGATGAACGAGGACGGCCTGACCGCCTTGCAAAAAGCCCTGGAGCAGGCCACCGGCAGCAAATGGTCGGCGATGGCTTCC
It encodes the following:
- a CDS encoding DUF1654 domain-containing protein, with amino-acid sequence MATTSPSPLDSYQQLGLRISKIINSPTAQKAKSALIFKLEHESPEDWAQLLEEIGENDNVTLAWRDDGGVQIFWVVPKED